A region of archaeon BMS3Bbin15 DNA encodes the following proteins:
- the hxlB gene encoding 3-hexulose-6-phosphate isomerase, with translation MEILRDAIYSITEHINNIAKGLNEEDMESLIKAIITSEKVFLYGAGRSGLVAKAFAMRLMHLGITVYVVGESVTPSITDKDLLITISGSGETTSIVTSGKIAKSSGAKLAVITSYPTSSLGKMADIVVLIKGRTKLIGEKDFFLRQIKGEHYPLAPLGTLFEVAVLVFLDALIVELMVRLGKTEDEMRYRHTQLE, from the coding sequence ATGGAAATTCTTAGAGATGCAATTTACAGTATTACAGAGCATATAAATAATATTGCCAAGGGATTGAATGAGGAAGATATGGAGAGCCTGATTAAGGCGATTATAACTTCAGAGAAGGTCTTCCTTTATGGTGCTGGAAGAAGCGGTCTGGTCGCAAAAGCCTTTGCCATGCGCCTGATGCACCTTGGTATAACTGTTTATGTTGTGGGAGAAAGTGTCACACCCTCTATAACAGACAAGGACCTTCTTATAACAATTTCTGGCTCAGGAGAAACTACAAGTATAGTCACTTCTGGAAAAATAGCCAAGAGTTCTGGAGCAAAACTTGCAGTTATTACAAGCTACCCTACCTCTTCCCTAGGAAAAATGGCTGATATTGTTGTTCTGATTAAGGGCAGAACAAAGCTTATTGGGGAAAAAGATTTCTTTCTGAGGCAGATTAAAGGAGAGCATTATCCTCTTGCACCTCTGGGCACACTTTTCGAGGTTGCAGTTTTAGTTTTTCTAGATGCTCTGATTGTGGAGCTTATGGTCAGGCTGGGCAAGACTGAAGATGAGATGAGGTACAGGCATACTCAGCTGGAATAG
- the thrC_2 gene encoding threonine synthase translates to MRVIGLKCRNCGKEYKTLPINICEECFGPLEVRYDYEEIKENISKKKIQKAEPTLWRYRDFLPVEDQNKIVDLKAGFTPLHKADNLAEVLGLKELYLKNDSVNTTFSFKDRVVSVAISKAIEFGFDTVACASTGNLANSVAAHAAKAKLNCYIFIPKNLSRGKIIPTLAYDPNLIAVDGNYDDVNRLCTEISSYYDWAFVNINLRPYYSEGSKTLGFEVVEQLGWEVPERYIAPVGSGSLLTKIHKGLKELEITGFIDEVNTKVTAAQSEGCSPVTTSFRTGEAIKPVKPNTIEQSLAIGNPADGFYAVKLIKETGGTAGTANDDEIIEGIKLLAKTEGIFTETAGGVVIGTLKNLVEAGEIDKDEKIVVYITGNGLKTQDVLVNRLKEPRVISPDLDEFNKLLKKEAVIW, encoded by the coding sequence ATGAGAGTAATAGGGTTAAAATGTAGAAACTGTGGTAAAGAATATAAGACCCTTCCAATTAATATATGTGAAGAATGTTTCGGACCTCTTGAAGTTAGATACGATTATGAGGAAATAAAAGAGAATATATCAAAAAAGAAAATACAAAAAGCAGAGCCCACACTGTGGCGCTATAGAGATTTTCTGCCTGTTGAAGACCAGAACAAAATTGTAGACCTCAAGGCTGGCTTCACGCCACTGCATAAGGCTGACAACCTTGCTGAAGTTCTCGGTCTCAAGGAGCTTTATCTGAAAAATGACAGTGTAAACACAACCTTCTCCTTCAAGGACAGAGTGGTTTCTGTGGCAATAAGCAAGGCAATAGAGTTCGGTTTTGATACTGTTGCCTGCGCTTCTACAGGAAATCTGGCAAACAGTGTTGCTGCTCATGCTGCCAAAGCAAAACTCAACTGCTACATATTTATTCCGAAAAACCTCAGCAGAGGGAAAATTATACCTACTCTGGCCTATGACCCAAATCTAATAGCTGTTGATGGTAATTACGATGATGTCAACAGGCTTTGCACAGAGATATCCAGCTATTATGACTGGGCTTTTGTAAATATAAATCTAAGACCTTACTATAGCGAAGGTTCAAAAACTCTCGGTTTTGAAGTTGTCGAACAGTTGGGCTGGGAGGTTCCAGAGCGCTATATTGCACCTGTCGGGTCAGGTTCACTGCTTACAAAAATCCACAAGGGACTTAAAGAGTTGGAAATAACAGGATTTATCGATGAGGTTAATACAAAGGTAACTGCTGCCCAGAGTGAGGGATGTTCACCTGTTACAACTTCCTTCAGGACGGGAGAGGCTATAAAACCTGTCAAGCCAAACACAATAGAACAGAGCCTTGCAATAGGCAATCCTGCTGACGGTTTCTATGCAGTCAAACTTATTAAGGAAACAGGAGGTACAGCAGGCACCGCAAATGACGATGAGATTATAGAAGGTATAAAGCTTCTTGCAAAGACCGAGGGTATATTCACAGAAACTGCCGGCGGTGTTGTAATAGGCACTCTGAAAAACCTTGTAGAAGCTGGAGAAATAGATAAAGATGAGAAGATAGTAGTATATATTACAGGAAATGGTTTGAAGACCCAGGATGTTCTTGTTAACAGGCTCAAAGAGCCCCGGGTAATTTCACCTGACCTGGATGAATTCAACAAACTTCTGAAAAAGGAGGCTGTTATATGGTAA
- the cysO gene encoding sulfur carrier protein CysO, with the protein MVIVRLATPLRKFSGGKPEIKVEGSTVREVIENIEARSPGFADKILDDNDIKQFINIFHNNEDIRFQKAIDTEIKPDDVLSILPAVSGG; encoded by the coding sequence ATGGTAATTGTTAGGCTTGCCACACCCCTGAGGAAATTCTCGGGAGGTAAACCCGAGATAAAAGTAGAAGGAAGTACAGTAAGAGAGGTTATTGAGAATATAGAGGCGAGAAGTCCAGGTTTTGCCGATAAAATTCTGGATGATAATGACATAAAGCAATTTATAAATATTTTCCATAACAATGAGGATATACGGTTCCAAAAGGCTATTGATACAGAGATTAAACCTGATGATGTGCTATCAATTCTTCCAGCAGTATCTGGAGGTTAA